Within Synechococcus sp. NB0720_010, the genomic segment GTCGTCAGTCCCGCTCCAAGTACGGCGCCAAAACCCCCAAGGATTGATTTCCTTTCGACGTTCGTTTCTGACTTCCTCCCCTTAGCTCTATGTCACGCCGCAACGCCGCCGAGAAGCGCCCGGTTCTTCCCGATCCCCAGTTCAACAGCCGTCTGGCAACCATGATGGTTGCCCGTCTGATGAAGCACGGCAAGAAGTCCACCGCTCAGCGGATTCTTTCCGACGCCTTCACGCTGATCAACGAGCGGACCGGCAGTGACGCCCTCGAGCTGTTCGAAACCGCGGTGAAGAACGCCACTCCCCTCGTGGAAGTGCGTGCCCGCCGCGTCGGTGGTGCCACCTACCAGGTGCCCATGGAAGTCCGTCAGGAGCGTGGCACCGCCATGGCCCTGCGCTGGCTCGTGAATTTCTCGCGCGCCCGCAACGGCCGGAGCATGGC encodes:
- the rpsG gene encoding 30S ribosomal protein S7; this translates as MSRRNAAEKRPVLPDPQFNSRLATMMVARLMKHGKKSTAQRILSDAFTLINERTGSDALELFETAVKNATPLVEVRARRVGGATYQVPMEVRQERGTAMALRWLVNFSRARNGRSMAQKLAGELMDAANEAGSAVRKREETHKMAEANKAFAHYRY